TGAGGCTCAACTTTGCTATACTCATCTTCGTCATAGAGATCGAATCAAGCATCCGGAGGCACGTCTCATGCCCAAGGCCGTCGGCATAGACCTCGGCACCACCAACTCGGTCGTCAGCGTCATGGAGGCGGGCGAGCCTACTGTCCTGCCCAACGCCGAGGGCGGCCGGACCACCCCTTCTGTGGTGGGGTTCTCCAGGTCCGGCGAGGTACTGGTGGGTGAGGTCGCCAAGCGCCAAGCCATCACCAACCCTGACCGCACCGTCCGATCGGTCAAGCGCCAGATGGGGACCAGCTGGACCATCGACATCGACGGCAAGGGCTACACCCCCCAGGAGATCTCCGCCCGCATCCTGCAGAAGCTGAAGCGGGACGCCGAGTCCTAC
The sequence above is a segment of the Acidimicrobiales bacterium genome. Coding sequences within it:
- a CDS encoding Hsp70 family protein; translation: MPKAVGIDLGTTNSVVSVMEAGEPTVLPNAEGGRTTPSVVGFSRSGEVLVGEVAKRQAITNPDRTVRSVKRQMGTSWTIDIDGKGYTPQEISARILQKLKRDAESYLGDTVTQAVITAPAYFDDAQRTATKEAGQIAGLEVLRIINEPTAAALAYGLDKEGKDQTVLVFDLGGGTFDVSVLDIGEGVFEV